The following proteins are co-located in the Aquarana catesbeiana isolate 2022-GZ unplaced genomic scaffold, ASM4218655v1 unanchor233, whole genome shotgun sequence genome:
- the LOC141121885 gene encoding uncharacterized protein → MWAESWFRGTNLLMSSNNLFISILVHGREIRKTSEDCLTLSPDCKVEDEDITQYSPGENPTTSNVHPAPHSVDGSSYSSYPEEPQIVRDGAVLPTDKRLSCTECGKCFIRKSALVIHQRSHTGEKPYFCPECGKCFSVKSHLYTHQRTHTGEKLYSCPECGKCFSQKPNLSTHQRSHTGEKPYSCPKCGKCFSQKSSLSKHQRSHTGEKPYSCPECGKCFIQKSALVTHQRSHTGEKPYFCPECGKCFSVKSSLYTHQRSHTGEKSYSCPECRKCFSRKSSLCRHQRSHTGEKPYFCAECGKCFSVKSNLHTHQRSHTGEKSYSCPKCGKCFSRKSSLSRHQSSHTGEKPYSCPE, encoded by the coding sequence atgtgggcggagtcctggtttaggggaaccaatctgctcatgtctagtaataatctttttatttctattttagtacatGGACGGGAGAttaggaaaacctcagaggattgtctcactttgtctccagactgtaaagtagaagatgaggacatcacacagtatagtccaggagaaaacccgactacctcaaatgtccatccggcaccacacagtgtagatggatcatcgtattcctcttatcctgaggaacctcagattgtgagggacggtgccgtccttccaacagataagagactttcctgtactgagtgcgggaaatgctttataCGAAAATCAGCCCttgtcatacatcagagatctcacactggggaaaagccgtatttctgtcctgagtgcgggaaatgtttttcagtgaagtcccatctttacacacatcagagaactcacacgggtgagaagctgtattcctgtcctgagtgcgggaaatgtttttcacagaagcccaatctttccacacatcagagatcgcacacgggggagaagccatattcctgtcctaagtgcggaaaatgtttttcacagaagtccagtctttccaaacatcagagatctcatacgggggagaagccgtattcctgtcctgagtgcgggaaatgctttataCAAAAATCAGCccttgtcacacatcagagatctcacacgggggaaaagccgtatttctgtcctgagtgcgggaaatgtttttcagtgaagtccagtctttacacacatcagagatctcacacaggggagaagtcatattcctgtcctgagtgcaggaaatgtttttcccgTAAATCCAGTCtttgcagacatcagagatctcacactggggaaaagccgtatttctgtgctgagtgcgggaaatgtttttcagtgaagtccaatcttcatacacatcagagatctcacacaggagagaagtcgtattcctgtcctaaatgcgggaaatgtttttcccgcaagtccagtctttccagacatcagagctctcacacaggggagaagccatattcctgtcctgagtga